One part of the Saprospiraceae bacterium genome encodes these proteins:
- a CDS encoding NAD-dependent epimerase/dehydratase family protein produces MQTIFITGASGYIGTRFMQNIDKSLFRIIALVRKGSEHKVPPGIEILIADVFNPVSWKEHIPKDCIFIHLLGVAHPSPQKKAAFLNIDLRALKDVANVANERNSKAFIYLSVAMEPSSIMKDFQEAKSLGEKYLESLHLNFIFVRPWYIIGPGHWWPIFFIPLFKLLEIIPATSMKARKFSLITIHQMISSLIYIINHIDKVPKYVEIENLKTLNTNSK; encoded by the coding sequence ATGCAGACAATTTTTATAACGGGAGCCTCCGGGTATATCGGAACCCGATTCATGCAAAATATAGACAAATCGCTTTTTCGAATTATAGCCTTAGTGCGCAAAGGTTCGGAACATAAAGTTCCTCCTGGTATTGAAATTCTTATAGCTGATGTTTTTAATCCAGTATCCTGGAAAGAACACATTCCCAAAGATTGTATATTTATACATTTGTTGGGTGTAGCTCACCCATCTCCACAAAAAAAAGCAGCATTTTTAAATATTGACCTCCGGGCCTTAAAAGATGTTGCCAATGTGGCGAATGAACGAAACTCAAAAGCATTTATTTACTTAAGTGTGGCGATGGAACCAAGCTCGATTATGAAGGATTTTCAAGAGGCAAAATCACTCGGTGAGAAATACTTAGAATCCCTGCATTTAAATTTTATTTTTGTAAGACCTTGGTATATAATCGGTCCGGGACATTGGTGGCCGATATTTTTTATACCTTTATTTAAATTACTTGAAATAATTCCGGCAACTTCTATGAAAGCTAGAAAATTTAGTTTGATAACGATTCACCAAATGATTTCAAGTTTAATTTATATTATAAATCATATTGATAAGGTTCCTAAATATGTCGAAATTGAAAATTTAAAAACTTTAAATACGAATTCTAAATGA
- a CDS encoding proline iminopeptidase-family hydrolase, with amino-acid sequence MKIIFLLILSFSLNSCELKYNVKSEAASLNRSYYDLEESGVKSGGVKIIPIENGKYKVWTKRIGNNPKIKVLLLHGGPGCTHEYFESFESFFPKEGIEFYYYDQLGSAYSDQPKDTSLWNLPRFVEEVEQVRKALNLNKDNFYLLGHSWGGILAAQYALKYQEHLKGLIISNMMMSATAYDHYAENVLAKQMDPKVLMEVRAIEANGDFTNPRYMELLLSNFYVKHILRIPIEHWPDAVNRNFNKLNATIYTTMQGPSEFGISGNLENWDITKELSTIEVPTLVIGSTFDTMDPDHMKWVSTQLKNGSFLLCPKGSHMSMWDDQEHYFPGLISWLNNSSK; translated from the coding sequence ATGAAAATTATTTTTTTATTAATCTTAAGTTTTAGTTTAAACTCTTGTGAATTAAAGTATAATGTAAAATCAGAAGCTGCAAGTTTAAATAGGAGCTATTATGATTTGGAAGAATCAGGAGTTAAATCGGGTGGAGTAAAAATCATTCCAATAGAAAATGGAAAATATAAAGTATGGACCAAGAGAATCGGTAATAATCCAAAAATCAAAGTACTCCTATTGCATGGAGGTCCTGGTTGTACACATGAGTATTTTGAAAGCTTTGAAAGTTTCTTTCCAAAAGAAGGCATTGAATTTTATTATTATGATCAATTGGGTTCAGCCTATTCTGACCAACCAAAGGATACGAGCCTTTGGAACCTTCCAAGGTTTGTAGAAGAAGTAGAACAAGTTAGAAAAGCTTTGAATCTAAATAAAGATAATTTTTATTTATTAGGGCATTCGTGGGGTGGAATCCTTGCGGCGCAATATGCTTTGAAATATCAAGAGCATTTGAAAGGTTTAATTATTTCTAATATGATGATGAGTGCTACTGCATATGATCATTATGCTGAAAATGTTTTGGCAAAGCAAATGGATCCAAAAGTATTGATGGAAGTTCGGGCAATAGAAGCAAATGGTGATTTTACAAATCCTCGTTATATGGAATTGTTGCTTTCAAATTTTTATGTAAAACATATTTTAAGGATTCCAATCGAACATTGGCCGGATGCAGTAAACCGAAATTTTAATAAATTAAATGCAACGATTTATACAACAATGCAGGGACCAAGTGAATTTGGAATTTCAGGCAATTTGGAAAACTGGGACATTACAAAAGAACTTTCTACTATAGAAGTTCCAACCCTTGTTATTGGTTCAACGTTTGATACGATGGATCCTGATCATATGAAATGGGTTTCCACGCAACTAAAAAATGGAAGTTTCTTGTTATGCCCAAAAGGTAGCCATATGAGTATGTGGGATGATCAGGAACATTATTTTCCTGGTTTAATTTCCTGGTTGAATAATTCTTCAAAATGA
- a CDS encoding gliding motility-associated C-terminal domain-containing protein has protein sequence MKGFLHMLFRSNFNIYWYISLLLLLNCKSISQTFKLTVKDPKNATVCQSSKAELSILNTSGILQSNIVVKLKLPPGINYIPGSIQGATEVNVSQLTSPEFRIDTIFKNDSISISILMIPSCFLFHKMDSTLKNTWVLNSSFGIDSAQSNPTYQVLTPLLLMDLKASTIDTTASTGASFKRTITIKNTRLGSLKNFIYENLHDNLEIGSQSGSLISQTLNHLKLEFDADDFLKIGDLDSLFERDEEIQIVEDIRQTSCEIEQIRSHFLAYWGCNLDTCQKDLRSALINFIKPNKLANILFVPNDNFPSCICSDTGTTQSLILRNIGEQTAENIEITIKMDPLNKDVPFGIVDRSVSITGPPQVIDIQYQTTGKCATGFTCVKITLGELAPGTEVRIDFKYMTCLDCQLGIGNNLFWYWDYSYASKCVPGSTVSGINRKKEVVNNNKPIFLDLKLKEAVDVLENHKTYTLQSQIKFPGKIENQTLILRFGLPCPLRIVDSTFVLNGKTPSKISISGDSTIAIELEYDAPFSQDQFLEFKIKVDCNFLCKVDQNKTSATNFISTCPNQQILKSSLAGKICFDAQLTCPYREFDCGLCKYTEYVFDLECNYNPTIKDSIFGYLEGTADVYRKNYGVSDPNNDRFPDPGILDKTLVKKKNFITGDTMNVDFKTIVISEDDRFHYDSLIFMINSDALSFDSLTTTVQTKIEILDQSTSKKYYCDYTIWDKTRSSNPIPNCANAVYNKDQYGKGIIIPISPEQLNLYGAKLPTHFKFEKGDSIYASISVKLNNHVEERILKIGLTLRAFLLDRTHLLKIPFSCMSIKDTIIQATQGIKISAQFDSLFICKTSTKLFSYKIQGTKSLENFFPYEFRSLYSFDSIRIHISNDNLILDSIQIRYSYENEFGNQAITLQSFPVIKINNRWEIESELLKQHRYDESYSIELIPYSHLVDCAQFASTDNKITSTFYINEKNSSKFFNIVSATIIVDSIYDSKTNTVSLFNGNKRLNIPSRTIYSSTNKISWPFLISNLEISGGYEFEVYSRNKSLSNVSLNTIPNTKITKLDSFLFALDSIQSLQNYEVRFTADHSFCTQDTFMVISRWVCPGEAMKIKDQCNLDTFFIIIVPEMPELELDLKQDQIEAILCDTLPEIYLELYNANNGVACNVYLEGYIPPGIEIVTNSAVFSYPKGSPFKQLPTPILIGSNRYRWMFSDFIQEIKNNCLHGIKQAPLNSIEIKLKMISNCNAVVNSFPSFFTSGENHCGESTNSIAKTANLIQIKNLHLTGEFKINMDMQEPDVCADETLIHFSLFKNTTSTSSDSIKIVLPNGIHYVEKSLKNIKNMLPTAPSISLEGDNEVLSFGFASGIITNDSILFNIAIKGLKNILCKEQVFMAFTFNRLITVCSITQAECDVLLASGSAELKFSYTTGSFSLDSFKLMKTLDSINYNLSFNYNLSGRSNIKDSIICIGFYEDQDADGKLSDADTLIKIININLVGNTQNGNFSYEDHIDRERIQGCYYLIASLAKNCLCELDTLPFKIKMQNEFLFRDSLCAGQSLKIGIESQNNKNYKWTSGTVLCDTCSQFIFTTPTYWSSDTSFHFTLNENDQTNCNAKYNFIIDVFSNPIGNFTVLESCPGERLNVNAGNRKNFTWSGPQISNPLNYNQEIINNSEIFLYLKFKNEHLCASEDTFQFLPLIDPNPIRILGDTLVLQGTESRYCIVGGKSILWEPNTWIDCNTCRCVKIKADHDLTYTITVLDSFDCPHILKLNLKILLPDCDSTTIFIPNAFSPNQDGNNDFLFVRSNTISTMQLGIYSRWGEKVFESFNILDGWDGRFKGKLLGPDVFGYFLKAECIGGKKYYRKGNISLLK, from the coding sequence ATGAAAGGATTTTTACATATGTTATTCAGGTCTAATTTTAATATCTACTGGTATATCAGTTTATTACTTTTATTAAATTGCAAGTCGATCTCCCAAACCTTTAAATTAACAGTTAAGGACCCAAAAAATGCAACGGTCTGTCAGTCGTCAAAAGCAGAATTATCAATTTTAAATACTTCTGGAATTCTCCAATCTAATATTGTGGTGAAACTTAAATTGCCTCCTGGTATAAATTATATTCCAGGTAGCATTCAAGGTGCGACTGAGGTAAATGTTAGTCAACTGACTTCCCCTGAATTTAGAATCGACACGATTTTTAAAAATGACTCCATTTCAATAAGTATTCTGATGATTCCTAGTTGTTTCTTATTTCATAAAATGGATTCCACATTAAAAAACACGTGGGTATTAAATTCAAGCTTCGGCATAGACTCCGCGCAATCAAACCCAACATATCAAGTATTAACACCCTTACTTTTGATGGATCTTAAAGCTTCCACTATAGATACAACTGCTTCAACAGGTGCTTCCTTCAAAAGAACTATAACTATTAAAAATACACGTCTTGGTTCTTTAAAAAATTTTATTTACGAAAACCTGCATGATAATTTAGAAATAGGATCCCAATCAGGAAGCTTAATTAGCCAAACATTAAATCATTTGAAATTAGAATTTGACGCTGATGATTTTCTAAAAATTGGAGATTTAGATAGTCTATTTGAAAGAGATGAAGAAATTCAAATAGTGGAAGACATCCGTCAAACAAGTTGTGAAATAGAACAAATACGCTCCCATTTTTTAGCATATTGGGGATGCAACTTGGATACATGCCAAAAAGATCTTAGATCTGCTTTAATTAATTTCATAAAACCAAATAAATTAGCAAACATTTTATTTGTTCCCAATGATAACTTTCCATCATGTATTTGTAGCGATACTGGAACAACACAATCGCTCATTTTAAGAAATATTGGCGAACAAACTGCAGAAAATATTGAAATTACAATAAAAATGGATCCATTAAATAAGGACGTCCCATTTGGAATCGTGGATCGCAGTGTTTCCATAACCGGACCTCCGCAGGTAATCGACATCCAATATCAGACAACCGGCAAATGTGCTACTGGTTTTACCTGTGTAAAGATAACACTTGGAGAATTAGCTCCGGGAACAGAGGTCCGAATTGATTTTAAATACATGACTTGTTTGGACTGTCAATTAGGAATTGGAAATAATTTATTTTGGTATTGGGATTATTCATATGCTTCAAAATGCGTTCCTGGAAGCACGGTGAGTGGTATCAATAGAAAAAAAGAAGTCGTAAATAACAATAAACCTATTTTTTTAGATTTAAAATTAAAGGAAGCTGTTGATGTCTTAGAAAATCATAAAACTTATACACTTCAAAGCCAAATTAAATTTCCAGGGAAAATTGAAAATCAAACATTAATTTTAAGATTTGGTCTTCCATGTCCATTGAGAATTGTTGATTCAACATTTGTTTTAAATGGAAAAACACCTTCCAAAATATCAATTTCTGGAGATTCTACAATAGCCATTGAATTAGAATACGATGCCCCATTTTCCCAGGATCAGTTTTTGGAATTCAAAATTAAAGTGGATTGTAACTTCTTATGTAAAGTGGATCAAAACAAAACATCAGCTACAAATTTTATTTCGACTTGCCCAAATCAACAGATTTTAAAATCAAGCTTAGCTGGTAAAATTTGCTTCGATGCTCAACTTACCTGCCCGTATAGAGAGTTTGATTGTGGACTTTGCAAATACACCGAATATGTCTTTGATTTAGAATGTAACTATAATCCCACCATTAAGGATAGTATTTTTGGATATTTAGAAGGCACCGCAGATGTTTATAGAAAAAATTATGGAGTGTCAGATCCCAATAATGATCGTTTCCCTGACCCGGGAATATTAGACAAAACTTTAGTAAAAAAGAAAAATTTCATTACGGGCGATACGATGAATGTTGACTTTAAAACGATTGTTATTTCGGAAGATGATAGATTCCATTATGATTCTCTAATTTTTATGATCAATTCGGATGCCTTGAGTTTTGATTCTCTAACTACAACAGTTCAAACTAAAATAGAAATTTTAGACCAAAGTACATCTAAGAAATACTATTGCGATTATACTATTTGGGATAAAACAAGATCATCAAATCCAATTCCTAACTGTGCAAACGCAGTCTACAATAAGGATCAATATGGAAAAGGTATCATTATACCTATTTCACCCGAACAACTTAATTTATATGGCGCTAAGTTACCTACTCATTTCAAATTCGAAAAGGGAGATAGCATTTATGCTTCCATTTCTGTAAAACTTAATAATCACGTAGAAGAAAGGATATTAAAAATCGGACTCACCTTGAGGGCTTTTCTGTTGGATCGTACCCATCTTTTAAAAATTCCCTTTTCCTGCATGTCCATAAAGGATACTATCATTCAAGCCACCCAAGGAATAAAGATTAGCGCTCAATTCGATAGTCTCTTTATTTGTAAAACGTCTACAAAACTATTTTCTTACAAAATACAGGGTACAAAATCCCTAGAGAATTTTTTTCCTTATGAATTTCGCTCACTCTATTCATTTGATTCTATCCGAATTCATATTTCAAATGATAATTTAATATTAGATAGTATTCAAATTCGTTATTCTTATGAAAATGAGTTTGGTAATCAAGCTATCACATTGCAGAGTTTTCCAGTAATAAAAATCAATAACCGATGGGAAATAGAATCAGAATTACTAAAACAACATAGATATGACGAATCGTATTCTATTGAATTAATACCTTATTCACATTTAGTTGATTGCGCCCAATTTGCATCTACTGATAATAAAATCACTTCTACCTTTTATATTAACGAAAAAAATTCTAGCAAATTTTTTAATATTGTTTCAGCAACTATAATCGTTGACTCCATATACGATTCTAAAACAAATACAGTAAGCTTATTTAATGGAAATAAGCGATTAAATATTCCTTCAAGGACTATTTATAGTTCCACAAATAAAATTAGTTGGCCCTTTTTAATTTCAAATCTTGAAATTTCCGGAGGATATGAATTTGAAGTATATTCCAGAAATAAAAGTTTATCCAATGTCAGTTTAAACACAATACCAAATACCAAGATCACAAAACTTGATTCATTTCTATTTGCATTAGATAGCATACAAAGCCTGCAAAACTATGAAGTTCGATTTACTGCGGATCATTCGTTTTGCACACAAGACACCTTTATGGTTATTAGCCGATGGGTTTGTCCTGGAGAGGCTATGAAAATTAAAGATCAATGCAATTTAGATACCTTTTTTATCATTATCGTTCCTGAAATGCCAGAGTTGGAACTTGACCTTAAGCAGGATCAAATTGAAGCCATACTTTGTGACACCCTACCTGAAATATATCTTGAACTCTATAATGCCAATAATGGAGTGGCTTGCAATGTATATTTAGAAGGATACATCCCCCCGGGAATTGAAATAGTCACAAATTCGGCAGTGTTTAGTTATCCCAAAGGAAGCCCTTTTAAACAACTTCCAACTCCTATTCTAATTGGTAGTAATAGATATCGTTGGATGTTTTCTGATTTCATACAAGAAATAAAAAACAACTGTCTTCATGGCATAAAACAAGCTCCATTAAATAGCATAGAAATCAAACTAAAAATGATTTCGAATTGCAATGCCGTTGTAAATAGTTTTCCAAGTTTCTTCACTTCGGGAGAAAATCATTGTGGAGAATCCACAAATTCAATTGCAAAAACAGCAAATTTAATTCAAATAAAAAATCTACACCTTACAGGTGAATTTAAAATCAATATGGATATGCAAGAACCTGATGTTTGTGCAGATGAAACGTTGATCCATTTTTCCTTATTCAAAAATACAACAAGCACCAGTTCTGATAGTATAAAAATTGTACTCCCAAATGGAATTCACTATGTTGAAAAATCCCTAAAAAATATTAAAAATATGCTGCCAACCGCACCCAGTATAAGTTTGGAAGGTGATAACGAAGTTTTAAGCTTTGGGTTTGCATCTGGAATTATAACAAATGACAGCATTCTTTTTAATATAGCTATTAAAGGTCTTAAAAATATATTGTGTAAAGAACAAGTATTTATGGCTTTTACATTTAATCGCTTAATAACAGTTTGCTCCATTACACAAGCTGAATGTGATGTATTGCTAGCATCCGGTTCAGCAGAGTTAAAATTTTCATATACAACAGGTTCCTTTAGTTTAGACTCCTTTAAATTAATGAAAACCCTGGATTCCATAAATTATAATTTATCTTTCAACTACAATTTAAGTGGAAGATCCAATATCAAGGATTCTATAATTTGTATTGGTTTTTATGAAGACCAAGATGCTGATGGAAAACTAAGTGACGCAGATACGTTAATAAAAATAATAAATATTAATTTAGTTGGGAATACACAGAATGGCAACTTTTCTTATGAAGACCATATTGATCGGGAACGCATACAAGGCTGTTACTACCTGATTGCAAGTTTAGCTAAAAATTGCCTTTGTGAATTGGACACGCTTCCATTTAAAATTAAAATGCAAAACGAATTTCTATTCAGAGATAGTTTATGTGCAGGTCAATCCTTAAAAATTGGAATAGAAAGTCAAAATAATAAAAATTATAAATGGACTTCGGGAACTGTACTATGTGATACCTGCAGTCAGTTTATATTTACCACCCCAACGTACTGGTCAAGCGATACAAGTTTTCATTTCACTTTAAATGAAAACGATCAAACTAATTGCAATGCCAAATATAATTTCATTATCGATGTGTTTTCGAATCCGATTGGTAACTTTACAGTTTTGGAGTCTTGTCCAGGTGAACGACTCAATGTAAATGCAGGCAACAGGAAAAATTTTACATGGTCTGGCCCACAAATTTCAAATCCTTTAAATTATAACCAAGAAATTATAAATAATTCGGAAATATTTCTTTACTTAAAGTTCAAAAATGAACATCTGTGCGCATCTGAGGATACTTTCCAATTTTTACCTTTAATAGATCCCAACCCAATTCGCATACTTGGGGATACCCTTGTTTTGCAAGGCACAGAAAGCAGGTATTGTATTGTAGGTGGAAAGTCAATTTTATGGGAACCTAACACTTGGATTGATTGCAACACCTGCCGGTGTGTTAAAATTAAAGCTGACCATGACCTGACTTATACAATTACTGTTTTGGATAGTTTTGACTGCCCTCATATTTTAAAGTTGAATCTTAAAATTTTGCTTCCGGATTGTGATTCAACTACCATATTTATCCCAAATGCATTTTCACCAAATCAAGATGGGAATAATGATTTTTTATTTGTGCGGAGTAATACCATTTCGACTATGCAATTGGGGATATACAGTCGTTGGGGAGAAAAAGTTTTCGAATCCTTCAATATTCTTGATGGATGGGATGGTAGGTTTAAGGGAAAATTATTAGGCCCAGATGTTTTTGGATATTTCCTAAAAGCAGAATGTATTGGTGGCAAGAAATATTATAGGAAAGGCAATATTAGTTTGCTCAAATAA